The segment CCCAACCGGTTGATGAACCACTGGAGCACGCCGGTATTTCACGACGGGCACCTTTACGGAATGTTCAGCTTCAAGAAGTACGGACGTGGACCGTTGCAATGCGTTGATCCGATGACCGGCGAAGTCAAATGGACCGAGCCCGGTTTTGGGCCAGGCAATTGCATCGTGGCCAACGGGAAAGTCATCGCGCTGTCGGATTCGGGTGAGATTGTGATCGCCAAGGCCAGCCCGGAAAAGTATTCCGAGATTTCGCGTGACAAAGTGCTCGACGGAAAATGCTGGTCGATGCCGGCGTTGAGCGACGGAAAAATTTACGTTCGCAGCACGACCGAAGGTGCCTGCGTCAGCTTCGAATAGTACTCAAAACTGACGATAAACGACGCGCGATTACTTTTCTTCGGCTGATTTGTCGTTCGCTTTTTTGTCTTTCGCCGGTTCGTCATCCGCCGACTCCTCCTCAGGCGGCTTCCCGTCTTCTGGCGGGGCGGCGAGAGTCGGCGTGTCTTTGCCGTCGATTCGGTCGCGAACGATTTCCGTGATCGAGTTTTTAATGCGAGCCAGTCGGAAGAACTCATGTTGAGACATGAGGATCTTTCGATCGGCGTCCGGGCTGATTAGCCACCCCGAAGGCGTCGAACGAACGCCGTAGGCTTCGATCGTATCGTGCTCCCATCCATTGGTGAATCCGTAGCTGCCTTCGGTGAACTTCTTTTTCAGCAACCACTTGATGGCTTTGGTTTTGTCCTCATCGATGACAACTGAAACCAACTTGAGTTTGTGGGACTTGCCGATCGCCTTGTACATGTCCTGCACCTGCTGTTGATAGCCGGGAGTCATGTCAGTCGAGTTCATGAAATTCAAAAAGATGTAGTGATCCTTGTAGGCGTCCAAATCGAAGTGCAGCTTTTCGTTCTTCGATGTCACCAGGTCCAGCGGCGGAGCAGGCTGTCCAGTTTGGAACAGCGGCGTGATGGTTACAGGAATCGGTTGGAGTTTAATTTGGTCGACGTCGTCAAGCACTTTGATGCGTGCGAAAACTTCAAACCCATACTTGATACCTTTGATTTCTTTGTCGATTCGTCCTTGAAGTCCGTAATCCCCAGGCGGCACGTCGTATACGACAAAGTCTCCTTCGTCGTTGTATTTGACTTCGAAAGACGGAGCGTCGTTGAGTAGTTTCTCGCGATCCTTGAGAAACTTCTTTCCTCGCTCACTCTGATAGAACTGCGTCAGCCATTCACGTCGCTCTTCTTCTTTCATCTTCTCCCAGTTTGATGGGAAAGGAGGCTCCTTAGGGATGACGATTTTTCGAAGCGAGGTCTTGATCTCGTCGTAGCTGACCCGAAACGCCTTACGCGAATCATTCTCGATGACGCCCTGAACGGTCGCGTACCGATTGTCTTTCTTTTTCACTTGAGCATCGGCGGGACAGGCCACGCCAAACTGAAACAGAGCAAAAACTGCGGCCAGCACAAAACTGGAAACAGAAAGAATTGGGAGTGTGCGCATGGAATGGTCGTATTGAAATCAGGACTGGGGAAAGCGAGAGCGACGCGGATATGGACGTTCCTTCGACAATAACAAAATCGGCGGTTGACCGCGTTGGTTACCAGATCTTAAACTCTCGTGTTTGCCTCTTGCAGTCGGAATTTTACGGGTTGTAACGCAAAAATGGGACCGAATTTGTGCGGTTCCTTCAAATTGAATGCTGAAAGGGTGTCGCGTGTCTGGAACTTGTGTGATTGGCCTCCAGTGGGGCGATGAAGCCAAAGGCAAACTGGTCGATTTGTTGACCGAGGGTAAAGACCTCGTTGTTCGCTATCAGGGCGGAGCCAACGCTGGACACACCGTCGTGATCGGCGATGAAGTCTATAAACTGCACCACATTCCCAGTGGCATCATCAACGATGGTGTGCTGAATCTGATTTCGCCAGGTGTGGTCATCAACCCGCCGACGATCCTTCAAGAGATTGAAATGCTGGCCGGTCGTGGCATCGACGTCGCCAGTCGAATGAAGATCAGCGAAAGAGCTCACGTCGTGATGCCGTGGCATGTCCTCGAAGATCAAATGTGGAATCGTCTGGTCACAGGTGAAGACAATATTGGTTCAACGCTTCGCGGAATTGGTCCGTGCTATGCCGACAAGATCGGTCGCTCGTTTGCGATTCGAATCGGCGACATGATCCGGGATGACTTTGCCGATCGCGTTCGAAAGATCGTTGCGGTGAAAACCAAAGTTCTTTCGGCGGCAGGATCTGAAGAGGTCGCTTCACTCGACGCCGAAAAAATCATTGCTGAGTACAGCGACTACGCGGCGCGACTCAAACCGATGGTCACCGACACCAATCGGATTGTGCTCGACGCGGTCGACGCTGACAAAGCCGTACTGTTCGAAGGTGCTCAAGGATCATTGTTGGACATCGATCACGGGACGTTTCCGTTTGTAACCAGCAGCAACGCATCGGGCACAGGAATCTCGTCAGGTTCAGGGGCTCCAGGAGGATTCTTCAAGCGAATCATTGGCGTTTGCAAATGCTACGCGACACGCGTCGGTGGCGGTCCCTTTCCGACCGAGCAGGAAAACGAAACTGGCGAGCACATTCGTCAAATGGGAAAAGAGTTCGGCACGACGACCGGTCGCCCACGTCGCTGCGGATGGTTTGATGCCGTCGCCGTTCGGTTTACGACGCGTCTGGGGGGAGTGACCGCGATTGCGTTGACGATGCTGGACGTTTTGAGCGAGCTCGAAGAAATCAAAATTTGCACCGGCTATGAACTCGATGGCGAAACGATCGACTGGTTCCCGTCGCACGCCGACGATTTGAAAAAGCTGGTTCCGGTCTACGAAACCATCGAAGGTTGGCAGCAAGACGTTACCGGTGCTCGTACTGTTGAAGACTTGCCCGAGAAAGCTATTGCTTTCTGCTTGCGATTGCAGGAATTGATTGGCCGTCCGATCGAGTTTATCTCGGTCGGTCCTGATCGCGCTCAAACGATCGAAGTCAAGAACCTTGAACTTGCCAAGGTTTGATCTCGAATCGTTTGAGTTGTTCACTGGCCAAAGGAATTAGCCCACTCGTCGCCGAGTCGTCATGACTGCGGCCAACGCCAGGCCCAGGAGTACTGCCGACGTTGGTTCTGGCACGGCCATGATATCGTATGTCGTTCCGGAAGAACCCGTCACCACGCCGCTGAGCAACGTTCCGTTTTCGTCGCGAACGTCGATGCCTACCAGTTCGAGCGTGCGATCAAATGCAGCCGTTCCGGAGACAGTTTGACCGTCGCCGAGGTGCTCTGTGTTCGGCTGAAACGACGTGAACATTGTCAGTCTGAAATCTTGCGGCGCTCCTCCGTGTACGTATGTCGACGAATAGATCGGTAGGTCGAAGTCACCCTGGTCAGTGATGAACCACGTTTGCGCTTCCTCATCGCCATGCTTCATGTAGATATAGGTAAACGCCTCTTCGCCAGTATTGCTGCCGTGAAGATTGAAGATGTAGGTCGACTGATATGCGACGGCCGTTCCGCCCCATTGAAGCGTCTCGTCAAAACCGGCGTAACCGTAGACATCGAAATGGTTCGGTACGCCATCGGGATTGCGGAGCACCTCATCCGCCTCCGGGTCGTATTCGTACAGGGACAGGTTGCCCTGTGGGTTGTAGAACGTGTTGTGCAGCGTTCCGGACGCATACGTCTGAATGCGTCCGTAGTCAGCAAACGCAGCCGCGCTGCCATCGAGCGTCATCGTTTGCATAATGTTGTCGCGGTCATAGCCATCCCACGAACCACCCACATCGGTAACGGAAGTGAAGCCGCCATCGGAATTTGAGTCGACTTCCAGATAGTCGCTGTAAAGCTGATAGTCCCCGTTGATGTCTTCAAACGTGTTGCCGACAGCGACAGCTGAGGTGGAAAACCTCGACTGGGCCAGCGTTGATCCGGTAGAAACGCATATGCAGAGTAAAAAAGCAGCTGCAATGGCGGCGGTGGCGATCGTTTTCGAGTACATCTGCTATCCCTGTCGGAAATTGGTTGGGCCGATTGGCCGGACACAAGCGGCCGTTATGATGAATACCCTTGCGATGCCGTAAATCTTGCACCAAATCTCCTAATTTTTCTTTCTTCAGCAAACTGATGTCCAACCGATTGGCTGATCACGTTGCGTTAAGACTGTGTAAGTCGCGTTCGCGCACGAAAAAACCCGAGCCAAAAATGACTCGGGTTCTTTAATTTTCAGTTCTCGTCAGCTAGTGACGTGAAAGCCAGTTTAGTGGCGTGACTTGTCTGCGAAGTCAAGCTGCCAGAAACCGTCGTCCCATTCAAGGCTAACCTTGCGCCATCCCAGTGGGACTTGCGGGTAAGGGTAGAATGGGCCGATGTAAGGCCATGCTGAAGCAGAGTACTGCTTCGGGTAGCTTACCGCACCGAAGTTTGGATGAGCCGCGTAACCAGGCCAGGCGTAGCCAGGAAGGTTTGGAGCTCCTGAAGGAACGCCCATTCCAGCTTGACCGGCAGGCATTGGCTCGCCGCCCATGGCCATTCCACCCATCGCCATGCCGCCATCGCCACAAGTTGCGAACGGAAGTGGTTCACTTGAAACCATTCCACCCATGCCTGAATCTACGATGACTTCCTGACGAGCAGGAGGAGCCGCGTAGCTGGCAGGGCCGACGTAAGTTGGCTGGGTCGGTGCAGCTTGTGGCTGCTGTGGCTGCTGGTAGGCAACCGGTTTGACAGTAGACTTCGAAGCTGCAACTTCGATGTCGTCCACAACCTGAACCACGCCGAGGTGGCCGGCCTGTTGTGCTGTTTGAAGAATCAGCATTTCCTGCTGAGCATTCGAAACGGTGCCTTTGAACCAAACGGTTCCCTGTTCGACTTGCATGTCAACATTAAAGCCGCGAAGGCGACCCTGCTGCTGCTCGGTTTGAAGCCGAGTTTGAATGAAGTCCGCAATTTGCGTGTCGTCAGCTTTGACAACGCCTGGCACCAGCGTTGTTGCCGCGACAGCAAGTCCTAAAAGTAAACGTCGCATCAGATTCCTCCTCGCAATCCCGCACTGACATCGTTCGCTTTCCGAAAGGCGACCAAAGCAGCCATCGGCTGGGTCATCAAACTGAATGGCAGTGGTATTGTTGAGCGTTTGCAAAAAACCGAATATCCTGGAAATGGATTCGATCGATGACCGCTCGGAGGATGACATGCATAGAACGACGACGCTTTTCGCATCATCACTTTCAGCGAGTTTCCCCCCTCGCGGGATCAGTGAATGAACCCACCTACCTTTTCGGCAACGTTGGCTCGAACCGGTGACAATATTTCCGATTTTGCTGATCTTCTGGAAAATTCAACTGGCCAAAACCGTGCTTTGCTAGCGAGCCGTGAGAAGCTGTATCGGACAGGGGATGTTTTCCGGCAAAAGCCATTTTCAAACCCGTCAACCGTCCGGAAACAGTCGTGATTTTCACGTTTCGCGGCGAAGTGGCGAGCACGCTCTGGCGTCACTACAATCAAGGGATATGAACCGGAGACTGAAATGAGAATTGTGACCCTGATTCTGCTGAGCTGTTGTTTGCTTCCCCGAGCAGGATTCGGTCAAACAATTCGGTTGGCACTTGGTGGAGCCATCGCTACGCAAGCTCCCTCGAGTTCCGGAGCCTCAATACTTACCGCAGCTGCGGCGGCCGATGAAAACGCGAAGGACGACGAGTCTCCCAAACGCAAGCCTGGTGAAATTGTCGTCACGACGTTGGTGGAAGGCCTGAACAATCCTTTCTCTGTCACCGTCGAAGATGACTCGAATCGAATCTTCGTCGCCGAAAGCGGTGCTCAGCGAATCGTCGAAATCAAGGACGGAAAATCGGTCGAAATCGCAGGCGAATTTCCGGTTTCCGAATTTCGCGGATACGCCGCCGGACCGTTGTCCGTGTTTAGCGCCGGTGAGAACGTTTTGCTGGTCGGTCACGACAACGAGTCGGGCGTGGGATCGCTAACGAGACTTTCCTTGGCGCTGAACTCAGATGATCCTGCCAGTGCAGATGCCGCTCGAGCAACGGTTTCCATCGAGCACAAAACAGACGAAGCGAAACTGAATCAGTTTTCAAATATGACGTTGAAGCATTCAGTTATCTACACGGTGACGAATGGCGATCCGGCTAATGGATGGATCGCTCTGGCGGAGCTTCAAAGCGGTACGATTACTACTTTGCGTCCTTCGATAGCGACTGCAAAACTGAGCAGTTGTCCCGGTCCAACTTGTGTGACAGTCAGTCCTGCAGGTGAGTACTTGGTAGCTTCTCAGATGGGCAAACGGGGCGATGCGAAAGATTCCCGATTGGTGTTCTACACGCTGCAAGGAAAGATGCTGCGGAACTTTAAGGTCGAGCTGAACGATATCGTCGCCCTGGCATACAGCCCGGATCGAAAGCATCTGTTCGCCATCGACTATAACTTCGCCGACCCGAGCAAAGGTGGGCTGTACAAATTGATTGGGAACGGCGCCGACAAATGCGAAATCAAAAAGCTACAGCATTTGAGCTATGCGACTTCCATGTCGTTTGACCGCAAAGGCAACCTCTATGTGACCTGTCTCGGCGGGCCTCCTGAGCGTATTGGGGCGGCAGGCAATGAGTCGAGCGATGAGGCGAAGGATGCTCCAGTTGATGCTGCCAGGGGTTTGACAAAGAAAGTGGCCAAGGGAACGCTGATCAAAATCGAAGGACTTGATGATCGCCCCGCTGAGCCGGATGAAACAGTCGAAGGTGCTGAAGGAGAGGACGTTTCCGAGTGAGTGCTGTTCATCTGGTTCAAATTGGGTTGCTGGGGACGATCGGAAAGTTCGTTGCAGCGGATCGAAACGCCTATGTTCGTGACGTCGAGGTCATTTGCCGGACAGCCCGCGGGCTGGAAGTCGGCCGCGTCATTTGCGCCGTCGATTCGGCGGTGGCTGCTGAAGAACATGACGGTGAGTTGTTGCGTCGTGTCGGGCGGGAAGACAGAGCGATCGTAGAACGACTGGATCGATTTCGCGATCGGGCCTTTCTGGCGTGTCGCAAGTTGCTGACCGAACGCAATCTTCGGGCGACATTGGTTGATGTGGAACATCTCTTTGATGGCCAATCGATCTGGTTTTACTTTTTGGGCGAAGTCAGTCCGGAAGTTGAATCGCTGACCAACGAGCTGGCTGAGGTTTACGAAAGCAAAGTCAAATTTCGCAAGTTCGCCGAAACGTTGGCTCAAGGTTGCGGACCCGATTGCGGGACGGGATCAAGCTGCGGCGATTGCAGCGGTTGCGCTCTGAGCGGTGGCTGTGGCGTAAAGAAAAGCTGAGCTGCGGTTTGGGCAAGCGAGCCGGTGTCATCGACGTTTCAGTCGGTGCACGGCCAAGCTTTCGTTTAACGGCAAGCCGCAGGCGACGGTGCCATTGACGCCTGATCGCACCGTCGCCTACGGCTTGCCGTTAAACGATTACATTCAGAACTTCTCCAACAGTTTCCGCAATGCATAAAAAAAGGACGCCGAATCGACGTCCTTCGAAGCTGAATTCATCGCTCCGTTTTACGAAACGTTGATCTCGAAACCTTTACGCTGCTGACGCTCGATAAACGAGTTTGCGAGTGCGTCATCGCCGAAGTCTTCCGCTTTGGTGTCGTAAACGACTTCACGACCGAGTCGCAACGCCACATTGATCGCGTGGCAGACGTTCATCGCTTTGTGATGCGACGCGACGTCTGAACTTGGCGTCTCACGAGACTTGATGCAATCGAAGAAGCAACCCATGTTGTTGCTTTCCGGTCGCTTGCCGCTGGCGTAAAGAGCTCCGATTTTGGACTCATCCAGTGGATTCTTTTCCAAATCTTCGACAGGCTTACCCGTCAGTTTTCCACGGTTGACGAAGTAACGTCCCTTCTCGCCCTCAAACATGATTCCGTTACCGAAACCATCGGTAACATCGCAAACTCGCATTTCAAGACCGTCATCAAACGTCAGGTCCACCTGGAAGTTGACTGCGGTGTTGAAGCGATCGTCGCTCGTTGGCATACCTTTGTCATCCAATGGAACGGGATGGTAAGACGAAACCGGGTTGATCTTGATCTTGCCCGCGTCGTCCCCCAGGCGATCCAACGCCCACAGGGCGATGTCGATGTGGTGAGCGCCCCAGTCCGTCATCTTGCCGCCCGAGTACTCGTAGAACCAGCGGTAGTATCGATGACCACGACCGAAGTTGTGGCCTGCTCCCCAACCGGTGACATCCGTCATCGTCGGGGCTTCCCGGTAAGGCTTCACTTCGCATTGTCCCTGCCAAAGATCCCAATTGAGATGCTTTGGTGGATCAACTTGAGGCAACGCATCGCACTCGCGCGATGGGCCCAGGGCGACCGTGACCTTTTTGCATTTGCCGATTCGGCCTTCCCGCATCATGGCCGCAGCTTTGACGAAGAGTTGATTGAACTCGTTTCGCTGCTGGGTTCCGACCTGAAAAACGCGACCGGTTTTCTCAAGGACTTTGAGGATCTGCTGGCCTTCGCGAATCGTCAGCGTCAACGGCTTTTCGCAATAAACGTCTTTGCCAGCCAGCAACGCGTCGATGGCGACCTTGCTGTGCCAATGGTCCACACACCCGATCACGACGGCATCGATATCTTTGCGGTCGAGAACTTTGCGATAGTCTTCATGTGCACGTGTATCGAGCGGATGGCCAGCCTCGCGGTGAGCATCCATGACGACCTGCAACGCGCGGCCAGCTTGCATCGAATCGACGTCCGCAAGTGCAGCACAAGGAGCGTGCTTGAGTGCAGCTTTGCCAAGGTAAGTATGGTAGCGAATTCCGGTACCAATGAATCCGACAACAGGTTGTTCGTTCGGGCTACGGTATCCGGGTGCCATCGCGTGCGAAGTCAGCGGGTTGCTCATCAGGTAACCGCCCGCAGCAGTTGCGGCAGAGGCTTTCATGAAGCCACGACGACTGGTTTTGTTTGACATGAAAGAAATGCTCCGATGTAAAAAAAATGGCGGTGTTAAAGTCAGGTTCGATTTTAGCAGGAATCGTTTCTGTGGGAACGCGAAAATGCTGTGCGTAAGACCGAATTGATGGTCGGGAACAATGGCATTGAGGTCGGCTTTCTGAGCGTCATTTTCAGGTTTCTGAGGCCGCTAATGGTGCGTTCTTTTGCGTCAAGCAATCGGAGAGGTGCTTGGAACTTGTGTGTCGGACTGGTCGTTAGAGGGCTGACTCCTGATTCAGAGTCGCCGCCGGTCCCTGCGTTCGCTGCTGGTTCAAAACTCGTCGCCAGCCTGCTGTAGCTCAAGCCACGACGAAACTCATCGCGAGCGACTTACGGTAACGGTTTTCCGGTTCAGCGACTTTGAGCATCGAAATCCGGCGACGGTTCTTGCTATATTCGAAGGGTTACTACTTCCCAAGCTATGGATCGATGATGAAACCCGTCTTCCTTTCGAAAGAACTCTCGCCACCAAACCGACTCCGATTGATTGCTCTGCTGACGCTTGTTTCTCTGTTTACATGCGTTTTTCCTGCCGAGCTATCTGCCCAGCGTCGACGCACGCAGAAAGCTTCGAAAACGCCCAAAACCCAGATCGGCGACATCATCTACTTTGAGGACGGTATTCGATACGCAGACGGAATTCACGGCCTGATTGTGAACATGAATCGGTCCAGCAAGATTGACCTTGAGATCGTGAATGACGAAGGAGAAATCGAAGCGATTTGGGTATTGGCGATGGGGAATTTTTCCTGGGAGCTCGTTCATCGGTACGAATCTGAAAAAAAGATGACCGTTAGAACGTGGAAGTCGGAAGACGGCAAGTTCGAGATTCGGGCCAAGATGGTTCGTGTCGAATCCAAAAAGATCCGGCTGGAGAAAGAGGACGGGAAGTCGATTGCCGTTCCAATCGATCGCTTGAGCCAAAAGGATCAGGACTACATCGCCAAGAACAGCGACGGTTCCGAAACCGTGAACGAAAATCCATTCGACGTAGCGGACACCGAAGAGTTTCCCGAAGACGTTGTCATGCTGATGGAGCGTCGACGTGATTTGGTCGATCGCGACATTCGCCATCAAAGACTGGCAAAGCTGTCTCCTGAAATGGCGATCGGAGATATTTTGCAGTACGAATCACGACGCAATGGAAGCACCTATGGCATCGTGACCAAGCTTGGATTCTTTAGCGTGGTTGAGTCGATCAATGAGCACGGTGAACTCGAAGACGACCGTGGTTTTTCAAAGGGAGGACGTTGGACCTATTTTGATCGCCAATTTATCGCCGTCCCGATGCTTGCTCGAACATGGAAATCGGCAAACGGAAAATTCAATCTCACCGCGACGCTCGTGGAGGTCGATGGCGACGAGGTTGTCCTGAAGAAAGAGGATGGGAGCACGATGAAGATCGCGCTTTCCAAGCTGAGCGATTCTGACCAGACCTATGCCGCGAGGGCGAAGAAAAGAATCAATGTCAACAACGACGAGCAACTTGTCGCGGAACGCGAAAGCTACAGTGATGATTTGTTGGTGCTGCTTAAACGACGTGCGGAAGTGCTGAAGGATGCCAGCCTGAATTTCGAAATCGCCAGAGATACGTCGCGAATGAAAAGCATCCGGCTTCGAACCGGTCCGATCAAGCAGTCGGGCTCAGGCGAATCCGTTGGGCTGGCCAACGACTCGTTTTCCCTTCGTTTTCCGCTACGAGCGCCACAAAACGCGAGGGTCGAGAACGTCTCCTATGCGAAAGCGTCAGGTTTGCTCGCACTGACCGCCGCCAGCTCGTTTCGAGGAAAACCAACATTGGCGATTGTCGACGTCGAATCGCGGGAAGTAATCACAAACGAGAACGGCGACGATATTGGACATGAAGGAGAAGTGATCGCGATTTCGCCATCCGGTAAAACGCTACTCATTTCCAGCAAAGTCGTGTTTGATCGCCAAGTCGAATTGTGGCGTTTCGAAGATGGCGAACTCAGTAAGCACGGAACGGTTTCGTTCGACTCCTTTCAGGCACCGCAGGCCCATTTAATCAGTGATACGCGAGGAGTCATCCTCAGTACCAGCGGCAACATGACGTTCTTCGACATCACCGATCGCATCAAACCTACGCATCAGCTTTCGGTAGGCAGGTTTGGAGGGCGCCGCGGTTTTCAGATTGCTGGCGGAGATCAAAACTGTATCTATATTCTCGATGCAGACACCACGAAACTCTACGCGGTCGATGTTGAAACGAAGACGTGCCTTGGTGGTGTGAACTTCAATCCCAAGGAGAGAAGTTCGATCTTTTCGTTTGCTCAAGTCAATCCTGATGGTAAATCCGTCGTCTACATGGAACAGTCTCGAATGAGCGTCTACAGTCTCGCGACCGGAAAAGTTGTTTCCGAGAAAGATTTCGATGGATCGATCGTTCCCATCTCCAGCGGCAGCAACAGCCAGTTTCAATACCTCGGCGACGACCTCATTCTGACCTCCAGTGGAGCGATCTTTGATCTCGATCGAGGACTCGAAATTGGAAACGTCGATGGAGGATTCAGGTCCAGCGCGAAGTATTTTGCAGACGGGTCCCGGCTTATCGCCGAAGCAAATCAGCACGGTGGCGGTGGTTCGTTTGGAAACGAAATCGGTGGCCGCCGCGGAAGTCGACAGGAACGCGTGTCGGCCATCAACTCCATGCGGGAAGATGACGAGTACGAAACGATTCAGACGGAAGTTCGCGTCGAACGATTGCCCATAGATAAGATCAATGATTTCGTTGCTAACTTCAAACAGGACGACATCGTAACCTTTGGCAAAGGCGATTCTGTGGAAGTCGTTGTGCGTATCGATGGTACGAAGAAGCTGTCCGACGAATTGGCGGACTATATCGAAGACATTATGGCCGGAGACGACATTGATATCGCCCGGAAAAGCGATTTCGTGCTCGAGCTAACCTACACTGTTGGCAAACGCGAACAGAAAACATTCAACGTGATTGGATTCGGTCCTCGGAGAACCCGAAAGGCATCTCTCATTCCCAAACGATGCGCTGCGGTACTGAAGTATCGAGGCGAGACGGTTTGGTCCCAAGTGAGGTCAGCATCGTTGAACGTTGGTAGTGAGGAAGCGCTCGACAACAACATCAAGCTATCCAAAGAGCTGTCAGCCGAAGCGTTGTTCGATTTCAACTATCCGACCAGCATTCGCAAAGTTCTGCCCAGCCGAAAAGGAAAGTTTCGCTGGGAGTAGTCCGTTGCAGTGCGTTCGGCTGTTGAAAACGCCAGATCAGCGCAGTCGGCTACGCGTGCTTCTGGCCGAACAGTTGTTTCAATACCAACTGCGGAAAGATCCATGCATCGCGGGCGTATCGTTTGACCAGCCGTTTTGGCTCGGAGCACATGCGGTGCAGCCATTCGACTCCGGATTGCTGCATCCAGACCGGTGCCCGTTTCTTCTCTCCAGCAAGGAAGTCGATCGTTGCTCCGACGCACAACGCTGCGGTCGCAGGAATTCGATCGGCGTATTGGCTGACCCAGATCTCCTGCTTCGGCGCACCCAAGCCCACGATCACGACGTCGGCTTTCGCCTCAGCCAGTTTTTCCAGGATGATCTCTGACTCTTCGGGCTTCTTTTCAAACCCCAGCGGCGGACTGTAGACGCCAACCGTTTCTACGTTTGGCCATTGCGACTTCATGTTCTCTGCCGCGCGAGCACCGACGCCTTCGGCTGCCCCGAGCAAAAACACACGCAGCGTGCCGTTCCGGTTGAAGCTGTCAAATAGTTGCGGCACCAACTCGGAACCTGCCACACGTTCAGGCAATCGTTTACCGCTGAGCATCGAAGTCCACACGATTGGATGGCCGTCGGCAAGAACCATGTCGGCGCCTTCATAGGCCTCACGCAGCAACGCGTTTTCCTGAAACAGCACCGCGTGATCGACATTTGGCGTCACGACGTACTTGCATCCGGAATTGTCGCCTTCGATCCAATTCCTTAATCGATCGACGGCGCCTGACATGTCGAGGACGTCGATGTTGATTCCAAATAGCTGAGTTTTGTTCATCATGGCGGGTGAGTTTTTGAGGTTGGAGCTTTCTCAAAAGTTATGTCACCGTTGGCCACGGTCATCCGCGTTCCCGGTCGACAGCTGGAAAGAGACGGCGTCTGTTCTGATTGTCCCGATTGTGCGTTTTGAATCGCTGACGCCTCTCTCGTTGCGTTCAGTTCGGAAGATTGAAGTCGACTATGCACAGTCATGTTCAACAATTCAGCACCGAAACGTTGAACTGCATCGTGGCAGCGAATCTTGAGCCAAATCCTTTCCATTCTTACTGACCTGTACCGCATCGGAAGCTCTCCGTGGCGTTCGGTTCACTTGCGCAAACTGAAAGCCTGTGGCAAAGTTCCGGTATTCGTTCTTTTCTATCATCGCGTCGCCGAATCGCATCCCAATCCGTGGTCGATGGACTTTGCGACTTTCAAAAGCCAGATTCGCTGGATGCAGGAAAGCTTCGACCTGATTTCCATGAGCGAAGTCCAGCAACGGATTGAAAGTGGCTTCAACGATCGGCCTGCCGTCGCGATATCTTTTGACGATGGCTATTCCGAGAATTGCGAAGAAGCCCTGCCGTTTCTGATTTCTGAAAACATTCCGGTGACTTACTTTGTGACGGCGCATCACACGCGCGAGCAAACGCCCTTCCCTCACGACACGGAACGCGGAGCGCCGTTGCCTACCAATTCAGTGGAGTCACTTCGAGCTTTGTCCAACGCCGGAGTCGAAATTGGTGCTCACACGCGAACGCATTTGAATCTTGGATCGACTGAAGATCCACATGTGATCTATGACGAAGTCGTGACCGCGACGCACGAAATCGAAGACATGATCGGC is part of the Mariniblastus fucicola genome and harbors:
- a CDS encoding PSP1 C-terminal domain-containing protein, whose product is MSAVHLVQIGLLGTIGKFVAADRNAYVRDVEVICRTARGLEVGRVICAVDSAVAAEEHDGELLRRVGREDRAIVERLDRFRDRAFLACRKLLTERNLRATLVDVEHLFDGQSIWFYFLGEVSPEVESLTNELAEVYESKVKFRKFAETLAQGCGPDCGTGSSCGDCSGCALSGGCGVKKS
- a CDS encoding Gfo/Idh/MocA family protein, which produces MSNKTSRRGFMKASAATAAGGYLMSNPLTSHAMAPGYRSPNEQPVVGFIGTGIRYHTYLGKAALKHAPCAALADVDSMQAGRALQVVMDAHREAGHPLDTRAHEDYRKVLDRKDIDAVVIGCVDHWHSKVAIDALLAGKDVYCEKPLTLTIREGQQILKVLEKTGRVFQVGTQQRNEFNQLFVKAAAMMREGRIGKCKKVTVALGPSRECDALPQVDPPKHLNWDLWQGQCEVKPYREAPTMTDVTGWGAGHNFGRGHRYYRWFYEYSGGKMTDWGAHHIDIALWALDRLGDDAGKIKINPVSSYHPVPLDDKGMPTSDDRFNTAVNFQVDLTFDDGLEMRVCDVTDGFGNGIMFEGEKGRYFVNRGKLTGKPVEDLEKNPLDESKIGALYASGKRPESNNMGCFFDCIKSRETPSSDVASHHKAMNVCHAINVALRLGREVVYDTKAEDFGDDALANSFIERQQRKGFEINVS
- a CDS encoding SHD1 domain-containing protein; amino-acid sequence: MKPVFLSKELSPPNRLRLIALLTLVSLFTCVFPAELSAQRRRTQKASKTPKTQIGDIIYFEDGIRYADGIHGLIVNMNRSSKIDLEIVNDEGEIEAIWVLAMGNFSWELVHRYESEKKMTVRTWKSEDGKFEIRAKMVRVESKKIRLEKEDGKSIAVPIDRLSQKDQDYIAKNSDGSETVNENPFDVADTEEFPEDVVMLMERRRDLVDRDIRHQRLAKLSPEMAIGDILQYESRRNGSTYGIVTKLGFFSVVESINEHGELEDDRGFSKGGRWTYFDRQFIAVPMLARTWKSANGKFNLTATLVEVDGDEVVLKKEDGSTMKIALSKLSDSDQTYAARAKKRINVNNDEQLVAERESYSDDLLVLLKRRAEVLKDASLNFEIARDTSRMKSIRLRTGPIKQSGSGESVGLANDSFSLRFPLRAPQNARVENVSYAKASGLLALTAASSFRGKPTLAIVDVESREVITNENGDDIGHEGEVIAISPSGKTLLISSKVVFDRQVELWRFEDGELSKHGTVSFDSFQAPQAHLISDTRGVILSTSGNMTFFDITDRIKPTHQLSVGRFGGRRGFQIAGGDQNCIYILDADTTKLYAVDVETKTCLGGVNFNPKERSSIFSFAQVNPDGKSVVYMEQSRMSVYSLATGKVVSEKDFDGSIVPISSGSNSQFQYLGDDLILTSSGAIFDLDRGLEIGNVDGGFRSSAKYFADGSRLIAEANQHGGGGSFGNEIGGRRGSRQERVSAINSMREDDEYETIQTEVRVERLPIDKINDFVANFKQDDIVTFGKGDSVEVVVRIDGTKKLSDELADYIEDIMAGDDIDIARKSDFVLELTYTVGKREQKTFNVIGFGPRRTRKASLIPKRCAAVLKYRGETVWSQVRSASLNVGSEEALDNNIKLSKELSAEALFDFNYPTSIRKVLPSRKGKFRWE
- a CDS encoding WecB/TagA/CpsF family glycosyltransferase, which gives rise to MMNKTQLFGINIDVLDMSGAVDRLRNWIEGDNSGCKYVVTPNVDHAVLFQENALLREAYEGADMVLADGHPIVWTSMLSGKRLPERVAGSELVPQLFDSFNRNGTLRVFLLGAAEGVGARAAENMKSQWPNVETVGVYSPPLGFEKKPEESEIILEKLAEAKADVVIVGLGAPKQEIWVSQYADRIPATAALCVGATIDFLAGEKKRAPVWMQQSGVEWLHRMCSEPKRLVKRYARDAWIFPQLVLKQLFGQKHA